A genome region from Bifidobacterium coryneforme includes the following:
- the ruvB gene encoding Holliday junction branch migration DNA helicase RuvB — MVSARPIEGEPVSDEELRPDSLSGFIGQPRLKAQLKLFLEAAIKRDVAPDHILLAGPPGLGKTTLAMIVAHELEVPIRVTSGPAVQHAGDLASILSSLEAGEVLFIDEIHRLPRAAEELLYIAMEDFRVDVMVGKGPGASSIPLTLPRFTVIGATTREGMLPSPLRARFGFTAHLDFYPHGELEKLIERSASVLGLSLEDDAARQLSLRSRGTPRIANRLLRRVRDWAIVHDLTSVGPDDVKEALALYQIDSEGLDRLDMAVLKAIVNSFDGGPVGLNNLAAMVGEESETVETVCEPYLVREGFLVRTPKGRVATPKAWEHLGKKPAKDVMKLF; from the coding sequence ATGGTTTCGGCCAGACCCATTGAGGGGGAACCAGTCAGTGATGAGGAGCTGCGGCCGGATTCCCTATCGGGTTTCATTGGCCAACCCAGGCTTAAAGCCCAGCTCAAGCTCTTCCTTGAAGCCGCCATCAAGCGGGACGTTGCCCCCGACCACATACTCCTTGCAGGTCCTCCCGGATTGGGCAAGACAACCCTGGCCATGATTGTGGCGCATGAGCTCGAGGTCCCGATTCGGGTGACCTCGGGACCTGCTGTCCAACATGCGGGTGATCTCGCCTCCATTCTGAGTTCACTGGAGGCGGGCGAGGTCCTCTTCATCGACGAGATTCACCGTCTGCCCAGGGCTGCGGAGGAGCTCCTATACATAGCCATGGAGGACTTCCGAGTCGATGTCATGGTGGGCAAGGGTCCCGGCGCTTCGTCGATTCCTCTGACCCTGCCCAGGTTCACGGTCATCGGCGCCACCACTCGTGAAGGCATGTTGCCCTCCCCGCTTAGGGCCAGGTTCGGCTTCACGGCCCATCTGGACTTCTACCCCCATGGGGAATTGGAAAAACTGATCGAGCGTTCGGCCTCGGTCCTGGGCCTCTCCCTGGAGGACGATGCCGCCCGCCAGCTCTCCCTAAGGTCCCGGGGCACACCCCGAATCGCAAACAGATTGCTGAGAAGGGTCCGAGACTGGGCCATCGTCCACGATCTCACCTCCGTTGGTCCGGATGACGTCAAGGAGGCCCTCGCGCTCTACCAGATTGATTCCGAGGGACTGGACAGGCTGGATATGGCAGTTCTCAAGGCCATTGTCAATAGCTTTGACGGGGGACCTGTCGGCCTGAACAATCTCGCTGCCATGGTGGGGGAGGAGTCCGAGACCGTGGAAACCGTCTGCGAACCCTATCTGGTCCGTGAGGGCTTCCTGGTACGAACCCCCAAGGGCCGCGTTGCCACTCCTAAAGCATGGGAACACCTGGGTAAAAAACCCGCCAAGGATGTCATGAAGCTGTTTTAG
- the ruvA gene encoding Holliday junction branch migration protein RuvA, translating to MLAMLTGRVSAIEAGCAVIDVSGVGYEVRMPQSDLGSMRSESTVTVFTSLNISQDSVTLYGFLSRSAKSLFIQLQKVSGIGPRVALSILSTLTPDQLAQAVADGDSTALSRSPGLGKKGAQKIILELSGKLDISSIGSTQPRKNIDSGSRQVVEGLVSLGWQQHDAEQAVNKVCKENDFPMPLSKQDVPKVLKQALTLLDRGR from the coding sequence TTGCTGGCTATGCTGACAGGACGTGTGTCCGCCATCGAGGCGGGATGCGCCGTCATCGACGTATCCGGGGTGGGGTATGAGGTCCGTATGCCCCAATCCGACCTTGGGTCAATGAGATCGGAATCGACCGTTACGGTTTTCACCTCCTTGAACATCTCCCAAGACTCCGTGACTCTTTATGGGTTCCTCTCCCGTTCCGCCAAGAGCCTTTTCATCCAGCTGCAGAAGGTGAGCGGCATCGGCCCACGTGTGGCTCTCTCCATCCTTTCGACCCTTACCCCGGACCAGCTGGCGCAGGCCGTGGCGGACGGCGATTCCACAGCCCTGTCCCGGTCACCGGGCCTGGGAAAGAAAGGTGCCCAGAAGATAATCCTGGAGCTCTCCGGAAAACTGGACATCAGCAGTATCGGAAGCACTCAACCCCGTAAGAACATCGATTCAGGCAGTCGACAGGTGGTCGAGGGTCTTGTCTCCCTTGGGTGGCAGCAGCACGATGCCGAGCAGGCCGTCAACAAGGTCTGCAAGGAGAACGATTTCCCGATGCCACTGAGCAAGCAGGATGTCCCCAAGGTCCTCAAGCAGGCCTTGACCCTCCTGGATAGGGGGCGCTGA
- the ruvC gene encoding crossover junction endodeoxyribonuclease RuvC: MIVLGVDPGLTRCGVGVIEAGASRRLSFIHVDVVRSDPDLSQDLRLLAIYNGLSDKIDRFSPDVVSIERVFAQSNRNTVLGTAQAAGLAMLAAAQRGIPVALHTPTEAKMAVTGNGQAEKIQVERMVARILKLDRLPQPADAADALAQAICHALRPAGALQGGEREEHLTPAQRQWARAAARQGNHGGVHRGM, translated from the coding sequence GTGATTGTTCTCGGCGTCGATCCGGGCCTTACCCGTTGCGGCGTCGGCGTTATAGAAGCCGGTGCATCGCGCCGGCTTTCCTTTATTCACGTCGATGTGGTCCGCTCCGACCCGGACCTGTCCCAGGACCTGCGTCTGCTGGCCATATACAACGGCCTGAGCGACAAGATCGACCGGTTCAGCCCCGATGTCGTTTCCATCGAGAGGGTCTTCGCCCAGTCCAACCGGAATACGGTTCTTGGAACAGCCCAGGCCGCAGGACTGGCCATGTTGGCAGCCGCTCAACGTGGCATCCCTGTAGCCCTCCATACGCCGACCGAGGCCAAGATGGCAGTGACGGGCAATGGGCAGGCCGAGAAGATACAGGTTGAGCGCATGGTTGCACGGATATTGAAGCTGGACAGGCTGCCGCAACCGGCTGATGCGGCCGACGCCCTGGCTCAGGCCATCTGTCACGCGCTCCGGCCAGCAGGAGCCCTACAGGGCGGGGAGCGGGAGGAACACTTGACACCCGCACAGCGTCAGTGGGCACGGGCAGCCGCGCGACAGGGCAATCATGGGGGAGTCCACAGAGGAATGTAA
- a CDS encoding YebC/PmpR family DNA-binding transcriptional regulator, with protein MSGHSKWATTKHKKAAIDAKRGKLFAKLIKNIEIAARTGGGDPDGNPTLYDAIVKAKKSSVPADNISRAVKRGSGEEAGAANYETIVYEGYAPAGVGIIIECLTDNRNRAAAEVRSTLTKGGGSLAQNGSVSFNFERKGQIVVPAEGTDYDTVFEKAAEAGAEDVEDNGESFTVLTDPSDMVAVRKALQDAGIDYDSADLVLNPKNEVSLDLDSARKVSKLIDNLDDLDDVQEIYSNWTAPDDVLSQLDEE; from the coding sequence ATGTCAGGGCATTCGAAGTGGGCCACCACCAAGCACAAGAAGGCAGCCATCGACGCCAAGCGTGGAAAGCTCTTCGCCAAGCTGATCAAGAACATCGAGATCGCCGCCCGTACCGGTGGCGGTGACCCCGACGGCAACCCGACCCTTTACGATGCCATCGTCAAGGCCAAGAAGTCATCCGTTCCCGCCGACAACATCTCCCGGGCCGTAAAGCGCGGTTCCGGTGAGGAGGCCGGGGCTGCCAACTACGAGACCATCGTCTATGAGGGCTATGCTCCTGCCGGCGTAGGCATCATCATCGAGTGCCTGACGGACAACAGGAACCGCGCTGCGGCAGAGGTTCGCTCCACACTGACCAAGGGTGGCGGCTCCCTGGCCCAGAACGGGTCCGTCAGCTTCAACTTCGAGCGCAAGGGTCAGATTGTGGTCCCCGCTGAGGGCACTGACTACGATACGGTCTTCGAGAAGGCCGCCGAGGCAGGTGCCGAGGATGTCGAAGACAACGGTGAGAGCTTCACCGTCCTGACCGACCCCAGCGATATGGTCGCGGTCCGCAAGGCCCTTCAGGACGCAGGAATCGACTACGATTCCGCCGACCTGGTCCTTAACCCCAAGAACGAGGTCTCCCTGGATCTCGATTCTGCCCGCAAGGTCTCCAAGTTGATTGACAATCTGGACGATCTGGACGACGTTCAGGAAATCTACAGCAACTGGACCGCCCCTGACGACGTCCTGTCCCAACTGGACGAAGAGTGA
- a CDS encoding glycosyltransferase family 4 protein: MDPLEGRHLRVGIISPYSFETPGGVQLHIRDFAQQLLKRGHQVQVLAPGRRTNDMPLWVQTTGSSFSVPYNGSVANLSYFGSAGRITRQWVRQGRFDILHLHEPEVPSLSHKPLIKGFLQSPCVATFHASFDTYPLAMRLTQPYLRSRLSGISQAICVSRSAMQTAQHILTDRTNTQIIPNGIDAGFFRDAAPKPAWQGRPGAPTIGFLGRMKEDRKGFRILAQAAPTILDAVPDARFLCAGDGEAEARRMLEEIDPGLLSHVTFLGRISDDDKAAFYHSLTAYVAPQTGGESFGIVLTEAMAAGCPIVASDLQAFRDVSEEGTRARLFTNGDPMDCARAVLELIGQDDTRRDLSRLGQERALDYDWDHVAEQVLEVYAQALAEEAPGGRGWNPLKKHFGK, translated from the coding sequence ATGGATCCCCTTGAAGGCCGGCATCTCCGGGTCGGTATCATCTCTCCCTACTCCTTCGAAACCCCAGGCGGGGTCCAACTCCACATACGAGACTTCGCCCAGCAGCTCTTGAAGCGCGGACACCAGGTCCAGGTCCTGGCTCCGGGGCGAAGAACCAACGACATGCCCCTCTGGGTGCAGACCACAGGGTCTTCATTCTCCGTGCCTTACAACGGATCGGTGGCCAATCTCAGCTACTTCGGGTCCGCTGGCCGCATCACCCGCCAGTGGGTGCGTCAGGGACGTTTCGACATTCTCCATCTCCACGAGCCCGAGGTGCCCAGCCTTAGTCACAAACCGCTAATCAAGGGTTTCCTTCAGAGTCCCTGCGTGGCCACCTTCCATGCCTCCTTCGATACCTACCCGCTGGCCATGAGGCTCACCCAGCCCTATCTGCGCTCACGGCTGTCCGGAATCAGCCAAGCCATCTGCGTCAGCAGGTCAGCCATGCAGACCGCCCAGCACATCCTGACGGACCGTACCAATACGCAGATCATCCCCAACGGCATCGATGCCGGCTTCTTCCGCGATGCCGCCCCCAAACCCGCCTGGCAGGGAAGGCCAGGAGCCCCCACCATAGGTTTCCTGGGCAGGATGAAAGAAGACCGCAAGGGATTCCGCATCCTTGCCCAGGCGGCCCCGACCATTCTCGATGCCGTACCCGATGCCCGGTTCCTCTGCGCCGGAGACGGGGAGGCTGAGGCAAGGCGGATGCTCGAGGAGATCGATCCCGGTCTGCTCAGCCATGTCACCTTCCTGGGAAGAATCAGCGACGATGACAAGGCCGCCTTTTACCACAGTCTGACCGCCTACGTGGCACCACAGACCGGCGGCGAGAGCTTCGGAATAGTCCTGACCGAGGCGATGGCCGCCGGTTGCCCCATTGTGGCTTCGGACCTCCAGGCCTTCCGGGACGTCTCCGAGGAGGGAACAAGGGCCAGGCTCTTCACCAATGGCGACCCCATGGACTGCGCACGGGCGGTCCTCGAACTCATCGGTCAGGACGACACCCGGCGTGATCTGTCAAGACTGGGCCAGGAGCGTGCCTTGGACTATGACTGGGACCATGTGGCCGAGCAGGTGCTCGAGGTATACGCCCAGGCACTGGCAGAAGAGGCTCCCGGCGGCAGGGGATGGAACCCTTTGAAGAAACATTTCGGGAAGTGA